Proteins found in one Planctomycetes bacterium MalM25 genomic segment:
- a CDS encoding Transposase DDE domain protein, with the protein MPYRQTGGLGRALAKLMGVEVAIPHHTSLVKRAAKLDIDTQLADVKGPIDVIVDSTGLKVYGEGEWKVRQHGVGKRRDWRKVHFAVDPNSHAILAELMTDSGTHDATAAKPLLERVEQKIETFYGDRAYDTWAVREHLQGESIHQIIPPQKNAVIKQHGNLKKDPLERDECVRQIRRDGKETWKESIGYHKRSLGETAMSRLKMTFGDRLKNHDPPNQ; encoded by the coding sequence TTGCCCTACCGCCAGACCGGAGGGCTGGGTCGGGCGCTCGCGAAGCTGATGGGCGTTGAAGTCGCAATCCCGCACCACACGAGCCTCGTGAAGCGGGCCGCCAAGCTCGACATCGACACGCAGTTGGCCGACGTGAAAGGCCCGATCGACGTGATCGTCGATAGCACGGGCCTGAAGGTCTACGGCGAGGGCGAGTGGAAGGTCCGCCAGCACGGCGTGGGCAAGCGTCGCGATTGGCGGAAGGTCCACTTCGCGGTCGATCCCAACTCGCACGCGATCCTCGCCGAGTTGATGACCGACTCCGGCACGCACGACGCCACGGCGGCGAAGCCGCTGTTGGAGCGGGTCGAACAAAAGATCGAGACGTTCTACGGCGACCGGGCGTACGACACGTGGGCCGTGCGTGAGCACCTGCAAGGTGAGTCGATTCACCAGATCATCCCGCCGCAAAAGAACGCCGTGATCAAGCAGCACGGCAACTTGAAGAAGGACCCGCTGGAACGCGACGAGTGCGTGCGGCAGATCCGCCGCGATGGCAAAGAGACCTGGAAGGAATCGATCGGCTACCACAAGCGGAGCCTCGGTGAGACCGCCATGAGCCGGCTGAAGATGACCTTCGGCGATCGCCTCAAGAACCACGACCCGCCCAATCAGTAG
- the purK gene encoding N5-carboxyaminoimidazole ribonucleotide synthase: MSNSPHAPLLPGATLGVFGGGQLGRMFVHAAQRMGYRVHVFSTHRGSPAGLVADHEHVGALSDPRSVASFAFSVDAATLEFENVPTESIAVAERHTIVRPGSHVLHTTQHRVREKTFLRDTAGVPVGPFAPVNTLDELRAAADRLGLPAVLKTAQMGYDGKGQRVLRDPADLQPAWEAIGPGECILEAFIDFRREVSMLVARGAEGSCEFYGPIENEHANHILDVSVLPAPETRPEVTDAAGRIATAVAEGLDAVGLICIELFERPDGELLVNEIAPRPHNSGHLTIEGCRASQFEQQVRALAGLPLGSPESVAPAAMANLLGDLWFDGSGAPREPDWAASLSAGASLHLYGKESAREGRKMGHLTQLAASPDDARQHVRASRQALVDG, translated from the coding sequence GTGAGCAACTCGCCCCACGCCCCGCTGCTGCCCGGCGCGACGCTCGGCGTTTTCGGCGGGGGCCAGCTCGGCCGGATGTTCGTCCACGCCGCTCAGCGGATGGGCTACCGGGTGCACGTCTTCTCCACGCACCGCGGCTCGCCCGCGGGCTTGGTGGCCGATCACGAGCACGTCGGCGCGCTGAGCGACCCGCGTAGCGTGGCGAGCTTCGCCTTCTCGGTCGATGCGGCGACGCTCGAGTTCGAGAACGTGCCGACCGAGTCGATCGCCGTCGCCGAGCGGCACACGATCGTCCGCCCCGGCAGCCACGTGCTGCACACCACCCAGCACCGCGTCCGCGAGAAGACCTTCCTCCGCGACACGGCCGGCGTGCCGGTCGGGCCGTTCGCCCCGGTGAACACGCTCGACGAGCTGCGCGCCGCCGCCGATCGGCTGGGACTCCCCGCCGTCCTCAAGACGGCCCAGATGGGCTACGACGGCAAGGGCCAACGCGTCCTCCGCGACCCGGCCGACCTCCAGCCCGCGTGGGAAGCGATCGGGCCGGGCGAGTGCATCCTCGAGGCGTTCATCGACTTCCGCCGCGAGGTCTCGATGCTAGTCGCCCGGGGCGCCGAGGGCTCGTGCGAGTTCTACGGGCCGATCGAGAACGAGCACGCGAACCACATCCTGGATGTCTCCGTGCTGCCCGCGCCGGAGACCCGCCCCGAGGTGACCGACGCCGCGGGCCGCATCGCCACCGCGGTCGCCGAGGGCCTCGACGCGGTCGGGCTGATCTGCATCGAGCTGTTCGAGCGGCCCGACGGCGAGCTGCTGGTCAACGAGATCGCCCCCCGGCCCCACAACTCGGGCCACCTCACGATCGAGGGCTGCCGTGCCAGCCAGTTCGAGCAGCAGGTCCGCGCCCTCGCCGGTCTGCCCCTCGGCTCGCCCGAGAGCGTCGCCCCCGCGGCGATGGCCAACCTACTGGGCGACCTCTGGTTCGACGGCTCGGGCGCCCCACGCGAGCCCGACTGGGCCGCCTCGCTGTCGGCGGGAGCCAGCCTGCACCTCTACGGCAAAGAGTCCGCCCGCGAGGGCCGCAAGATGGGCCACCTGACCCAGCTGGCCGCTTCCCCCGACGACGCCCGCCAACACGTCCGGGCCTCCCGCCAGGCCCTCGTCGATGGCTAA
- the purE gene encoding N5-carboxyaminoimidazole ribonucleotide mutase yields the protein MADPTDKPIPSPAGDPLVGVVMGSDSDWPTMRGACEALAGMGVPFEARVVSAHRTPEDMVAYAQEAESRGLEVLIAGAGGAAHLPGMIASMTVLPVLGVPVQSKALSGLDSLLSIAQMPGGVPVGTLAIGAAGAKNAGLLAVRILGGSRPELREKLHAYRQSEADRVRAMKLS from the coding sequence GTGGCCGACCCGACCGACAAGCCGATCCCCTCGCCCGCCGGCGACCCGCTGGTCGGGGTCGTGATGGGCTCTGACAGCGACTGGCCGACGATGCGGGGCGCCTGCGAGGCGCTCGCCGGCATGGGCGTGCCGTTCGAGGCCCGCGTCGTCTCCGCCCACCGCACGCCCGAGGACATGGTCGCCTACGCCCAGGAGGCCGAGAGCCGCGGGCTGGAGGTCCTGATCGCCGGCGCCGGCGGGGCGGCCCACCTGCCCGGCATGATCGCCTCGATGACGGTGCTGCCGGTGCTCGGCGTGCCGGTTCAGTCGAAGGCGCTCAGCGGGCTCGACTCGCTCCTCTCGATCGCCCAGATGCCCGGCGGCGTGCCGGTCGGCACGCTGGCGATCGGCGCCGCGGGCGCGAAGAACGCCGGCCTGCTGGCCGTCCGAATCCTCGGTGGCTCACGCCCCGAACTCCGAGAGAAGCTGCACGCGTACCGTCAGAGCGAAGCGGACCGCGTCCGCGCCATGAAGCTCTCCTGA
- a CDS encoding Major Facilitator Superfamily protein yields MWALGNGLVSMTLVVYLAIGLGAGGVAIAWLLAAPRFAGVLRVASPAVLALASRFGLGRQGVCLTAFGLSALVLTLVPAALWGVTDEVTSDEQARRIALLAIAWCGYHLLEYVATVALWSWIGDLYPRRLRSRLIGRRERWLTIGRAVGIGVSIGLAVVWRLWLPADGGWQPLAASATVGAVLMLLACVPLVLMTPLASRPSARPEAPWRTLERALLEKPYRRLLAYSSWLGFANGLSASAQAMYPGKELGIGYETLQAYRFGMWTGQSAIAPWAGRAVARVGAKRVMLPAQFVVAAGALCFYLASPDQTWWIAVAYFCWVFWAPINVGLDTLKLNLADPQNNAPYLAVFHAASDFTNAFTVLAGGLLYDTLAAGDSRALRVYAGLFLAGWIARMLAAPLILRLVEPDGAERATIEA; encoded by the coding sequence ATGTGGGCGCTGGGCAACGGGCTCGTGTCGATGACGCTCGTGGTCTACCTAGCGATCGGACTGGGGGCCGGCGGGGTCGCGATCGCCTGGCTGCTCGCGGCCCCCCGCTTCGCGGGTGTGCTCCGGGTCGCCTCGCCGGCGGTCCTCGCCCTGGCGAGTCGTTTCGGCTTGGGCCGCCAAGGGGTCTGCCTCACAGCGTTCGGCCTGAGCGCCCTGGTGCTGACGCTCGTGCCGGCGGCGCTGTGGGGGGTGACCGATGAGGTCACCTCTGACGAGCAGGCGCGTCGGATCGCGCTGTTGGCGATCGCGTGGTGCGGCTATCACCTGCTGGAGTACGTCGCCACGGTGGCGCTGTGGAGCTGGATCGGCGACCTCTACCCGCGCCGCCTGCGGAGCCGCCTGATCGGCCGCCGCGAGCGCTGGCTCACGATCGGTCGGGCAGTCGGCATCGGCGTGAGCATTGGGCTGGCGGTGGTGTGGCGCCTGTGGCTCCCGGCGGACGGAGGGTGGCAGCCGCTGGCGGCTTCGGCGACCGTGGGCGCGGTGTTGATGCTGCTCGCCTGCGTGCCCCTCGTGCTGATGACGCCCCTCGCTTCGCGACCCAGCGCCCGACCCGAAGCGCCTTGGCGGACGCTCGAGCGGGCGTTGCTCGAGAAGCCCTACCGCCGCCTGTTGGCGTACAGCAGTTGGCTCGGCTTCGCGAACGGGCTGTCCGCCTCCGCCCAAGCGATGTACCCCGGCAAGGAGCTCGGCATCGGCTACGAGACGCTGCAGGCGTACCGCTTCGGCATGTGGACGGGCCAATCCGCCATCGCGCCGTGGGCCGGCCGAGCGGTCGCCCGGGTCGGGGCGAAGCGGGTGATGCTGCCGGCGCAGTTCGTCGTCGCGGCCGGGGCGCTCTGCTTCTACTTGGCGAGCCCCGACCAGACGTGGTGGATCGCGGTCGCCTACTTCTGCTGGGTCTTCTGGGCTCCGATCAATGTCGGGCTCGACACGCTCAAGCTGAACCTCGCCGACCCGCAGAACAACGCTCCCTACCTGGCCGTCTTCCACGCGGCGAGCGACTTCACCAACGCCTTCACGGTGCTCGCCGGGGGGCTGCTGTACGACACCCTGGCGGCGGGCGACTCGCGGGCCCTGCGGGTCTACGCCGGCCTGTTCCTCGCCGGCTGGATCGCGCGGATGCTGGCGGCGCCACTGATCCTCAGGTTGGTCGAGCCAGACGGGGCCGAGCGAGCTACCATAGAGGCATGA
- the pepS gene encoding Aminopeptidase PepS — MHDPRIDALANVLLDHSCELKSGETILIEAIDLPEPDLICALVEGAAQRGATPLVEIKNQRVQRSVLSTATETAMKLNGELERTRMEKVQAYVGVRGAANASQLKGVDPERMDLYQEHWLRLVNDYRVPKTKWVVLRYPTDSFAQAADMPTRDFEDFYFDVCTADYAAMGEAQKPLVARMQAADRVHITAPGTDLEFSIKDIPVIPCSGERNIPDGEVFTAPVRDSINGTIRFNTPSRYQGVVFSDIAFTFKDGQIVEATSSDTPRINQLLDSDEGARYCGEWSLGTNNRVRHPMLDTLFDEKIGGSFHLTPGNAYEEADNGNRSRIHWDLVLIQREDYGGGEVHFDGELIRKDGRFVPDDLQGLNEGL, encoded by the coding sequence ATGCACGACCCGCGCATCGACGCCCTCGCCAACGTCCTGCTCGACCACAGCTGCGAGCTGAAGTCGGGCGAGACGATCCTCATCGAGGCGATCGACCTGCCCGAGCCCGACCTGATCTGCGCCCTGGTCGAAGGGGCGGCCCAGCGCGGCGCCACGCCGCTGGTGGAGATCAAGAACCAGCGGGTCCAGCGCAGCGTCCTGAGCACGGCCACCGAGACGGCCATGAAGCTCAACGGCGAGCTCGAACGGACCCGCATGGAGAAGGTCCAGGCGTACGTCGGCGTGCGCGGCGCGGCGAACGCCAGCCAGCTCAAGGGGGTCGATCCCGAGCGGATGGACCTCTACCAGGAGCACTGGCTCCGGCTAGTGAACGACTACCGGGTGCCGAAGACCAAGTGGGTCGTTCTCCGCTACCCGACCGACTCGTTCGCGCAGGCGGCCGACATGCCGACGCGTGACTTCGAGGACTTCTACTTCGACGTCTGCACCGCCGACTACGCCGCCATGGGCGAGGCGCAGAAGCCGCTCGTGGCTCGTATGCAGGCAGCCGACCGCGTCCACATCACGGCGCCGGGCACGGACCTTGAGTTCTCGATCAAGGACATCCCGGTCATCCCGTGCAGCGGCGAGCGGAACATCCCGGACGGCGAGGTCTTCACCGCGCCGGTCCGCGACAGCATCAACGGCACGATCCGCTTCAACACGCCGAGCCGCTACCAGGGGGTCGTGTTCAGCGACATCGCGTTCACGTTTAAGGACGGGCAGATCGTCGAGGCGACCTCCAGCGACACCCCTCGGATCAACCAGCTGCTCGACTCCGACGAGGGCGCGCGCTACTGCGGCGAGTGGTCCCTGGGCACCAACAACCGGGTCCGCCACCCGATGCTCGACACGCTGTTCGACGAGAAGATCGGCGGCTCGTTCCACCTCACGCCGGGCAACGCGTACGAGGAGGCCGACAACGGCAACCGGAGCCGCATCCACTGGGACCTGGTCCTCATCCAGCGCGAGGACTACGGCGGCGGCGAGGTCCACTTCGACGGCGAGCTGATCCGCAAAGACGGCCGCTTCGTGCCGGACGACCTGCAGGGGCTCAACGAGGGGCTTTAA
- the mmgC gene encoding Acyl-CoA dehydrogenase: MATPVETPRPDDPATAKPPGPAEEASFAETALKLGGKSDDEARRTGAIDKADDQVEDLFAPQYQTVNSPAHRAVWERRVPADEFLSHPPKPSPEMQLVMEASLDVVRRHKRAGTLHNEEGRLREEVLAELGEAGYWGMLVDADHGGSGARFSTMAAFLTQMATLDGTIAGLASIHGCIGAVDPVKTFGSAEQQAQWLPKLASGERLSAFALTEPGAGSDLTALKTTAVLDGDHYVVTGEKLFISNVRPGRTIGLVCLVDDKPAVLIVDLPDEENERFQLKKYEIYALRHLYNRGIVFNGLRVPRGNLLTPPKGDGLTIAYHGLNLGRVSLCANAAGTMRQMLAGMLPWADYRVTYSEPIGRRELVQRRVGEMASLIVGCDALVAWCSDLLDRGYRGEMECIIAKIFGSEAQKHAAIELFMKTHGGRSFLGGHPFGDNVHDYLAPCIYEGEGEMLGMAFFKSLVKDHGKRYFEPVGKAMAAAGIKKPNPLNPRHAMALAGVAGPYVRWRAARQLAGVGKADLPQLPGPLQYHAEYACRKLPEMALEIDSAMQKFQLKLADRQCRMAELSSRAQDLITMLVTALYAGRTEDPIVREAGDLMCQQLRRKLNGKRPRDRYFKQVTALGQRIAAGEADAPESLGLGAIEPHAILERYE; the protein is encoded by the coding sequence ATGGCGACCCCCGTCGAGACCCCCCGGCCAGACGATCCGGCGACCGCGAAGCCCCCGGGCCCCGCGGAGGAGGCCTCCTTCGCCGAAACCGCCCTCAAACTGGGCGGTAAGAGCGACGACGAGGCCCGCCGCACCGGCGCGATCGACAAGGCGGACGACCAGGTCGAAGACCTCTTCGCCCCGCAGTACCAGACGGTCAACAGTCCCGCGCACCGGGCCGTGTGGGAACGCCGGGTCCCGGCGGACGAGTTCCTGAGCCACCCGCCCAAGCCCTCGCCCGAGATGCAGCTGGTCATGGAGGCGTCGCTCGACGTCGTCCGCCGGCACAAGCGGGCCGGCACGCTGCACAACGAGGAGGGCCGCCTCCGCGAGGAGGTGCTCGCCGAGCTGGGCGAGGCCGGCTACTGGGGCATGCTGGTCGATGCCGACCACGGCGGTTCCGGCGCGCGGTTCTCAACCATGGCGGCGTTCCTCACGCAGATGGCGACGCTCGACGGTACGATCGCCGGCCTGGCGTCGATCCACGGCTGCATCGGCGCGGTCGATCCGGTCAAGACCTTCGGCTCCGCCGAGCAGCAGGCGCAGTGGCTGCCGAAGCTCGCCAGCGGCGAGCGGCTCAGCGCCTTCGCGCTCACCGAGCCCGGCGCGGGCAGCGACCTGACCGCCCTGAAGACCACCGCCGTGCTGGACGGGGATCACTACGTGGTCACCGGCGAGAAGCTGTTCATCTCGAACGTGCGGCCGGGGCGGACGATCGGCCTCGTCTGCCTGGTCGACGACAAGCCGGCGGTGCTGATTGTCGATCTGCCCGACGAAGAGAACGAGCGGTTCCAACTCAAGAAGTACGAGATCTACGCCCTGCGGCATCTCTACAACCGCGGCATCGTGTTCAACGGTCTGCGAGTGCCCAGGGGGAACCTCCTCACGCCCCCCAAGGGGGACGGCCTCACGATCGCCTACCACGGCTTGAACCTGGGGCGGGTGTCGCTCTGCGCGAACGCCGCCGGCACAATGCGGCAGATGCTCGCCGGCATGCTGCCCTGGGCCGACTACCGCGTCACCTACAGCGAGCCGATCGGCCGCCGCGAGCTGGTGCAGCGCCGCGTCGGCGAGATGGCGTCGCTCATCGTCGGGTGCGACGCGTTGGTCGCCTGGTGCAGCGACCTGCTCGACCGCGGCTACCGGGGCGAGATGGAGTGCATCATCGCCAAGATCTTCGGCTCCGAGGCGCAGAAGCACGCCGCCATCGAGCTGTTTATGAAGACGCACGGCGGCCGCTCGTTCCTGGGCGGGCACCCGTTCGGCGACAACGTGCATGACTACCTCGCCCCCTGCATCTACGAGGGCGAGGGCGAGATGCTCGGCATGGCGTTCTTCAAGTCGCTCGTTAAGGATCACGGCAAGCGCTACTTCGAGCCGGTCGGCAAGGCGATGGCCGCCGCGGGCATCAAGAAGCCCAACCCGCTGAACCCCCGCCACGCGATGGCGCTCGCCGGCGTGGCGGGGCCGTACGTCCGTTGGCGCGCGGCGCGGCAGCTCGCGGGCGTCGGCAAGGCGGACCTGCCGCAGCTCCCCGGGCCGCTCCAGTACCACGCCGAATACGCCTGCCGGAAGCTGCCCGAGATGGCGCTCGAGATCGACTCGGCGATGCAGAAGTTCCAGCTCAAGCTGGCCGACCGCCAGTGCCGCATGGCCGAGCTGAGCAGTCGGGCGCAGGACCTGATCACGATGCTCGTCACGGCCCTCTACGCCGGCCGCACCGAGGACCCGATCGTCCGCGAAGCGGGCGACCTCATGTGCCAGCAGCTCCGGCGTAAGCTCAACGGCAAACGCCCTCGCGACCGCTACTTCAAGCAGGTCACCGCGCTCGGCCAACGGATCGCCGCCGGCGAAGCCGACGCGCCCGAGTCGCTCGGCCTCGGCGCGATCGAGCCGCACGCCATCCTGGAGCGCTACGAGTAG
- a CDS encoding esterase has product MLARSLLLLLFASAVSHAEEPLDGRITPAVLAAFERQAFDDEGFELPYRLLAPADASDTDRRPLVLFLHGFGERGEENQRQLIHGGTLFASEAFRQRYGAYVVAPQCTSRNHEGTDRPIVWPTLTESKEKWRSAGLDAEISGPLRAVKRLVDHLLATQPIDPDRVYVTGLSMGGYGSWELAARYPDAWAAAAPICGGGLPEWGERLTRLPVWAFHGDADGAVPVERSRNLIAAINAAGGRAIYTEYPGVGHDSWTPTFASQQVWDWLFTQRR; this is encoded by the coding sequence ATGCTTGCACGTTCTTTGCTGCTCCTTCTGTTCGCCTCTGCGGTCTCTCATGCCGAGGAGCCGCTCGATGGGCGGATCACGCCCGCCGTGTTGGCGGCGTTCGAGAGGCAGGCGTTCGACGACGAGGGCTTCGAGCTCCCGTATCGGCTCCTGGCTCCCGCCGACGCCAGCGACACCGACCGCCGGCCACTGGTGCTCTTCCTCCACGGCTTCGGCGAGCGGGGCGAGGAGAACCAGCGGCAGCTGATCCACGGCGGCACGCTCTTCGCATCCGAAGCCTTCCGGCAGCGCTACGGGGCGTACGTCGTCGCGCCGCAGTGCACGTCACGTAATCACGAGGGGACCGATCGCCCCATTGTTTGGCCAACGCTCACCGAATCGAAAGAGAAGTGGCGTTCCGCGGGTCTCGACGCGGAGATCTCCGGTCCGCTTCGCGCCGTGAAGCGGCTGGTCGATCACCTGCTCGCCACCCAGCCGATCGATCCCGATCGCGTCTACGTGACCGGCCTCTCCATGGGGGGCTACGGCAGCTGGGAGCTCGCCGCACGCTACCCCGACGCCTGGGCCGCCGCGGCGCCGATCTGCGGCGGGGGGCTGCCCGAGTGGGGCGAGCGGCTGACGCGTCTGCCCGTGTGGGCGTTTCACGGCGATGCGGACGGCGCCGTGCCGGTCGAACGTTCGCGCAACCTGATCGCCGCGATCAACGCCGCGGGCGGGCGGGCGATCTACACGGAGTACCCCGGGGTGGGGCACGACTCGTGGACGCCAACGTTCGCGAGTCAGCAGGTCTGGGACTGGCTCTTCACGCAGCGCCGTTAA
- the feoB gene encoding Ferrous iron transport protein B encodes MGNPNAGKTSLFNRLTGQRAQTANFTGTTLEHRRGALRPSTAAPLRPKPLTVIDLPGLYSLEPTSPEEEVALRVLRGELPGEGAPDAVVIVVDATNLERNLPLAIQTLELGRPSLVALNMSDLAERLGLKLDLERLSERIGCPVVSVSARTGAGVDQLVTAINALADQKPLPVLDDAACACTSCHGCGYASRFDWAESVRAESLSGDLAAPSRFTDAVDTVLTHRFGGLLAFAAVMFGLFMTIFSVATVPMDLIDALFGWAGESVGAWLPEGDLKSLVVDGVIGGVGGMLVFLPQICLLFFLLALLDDSGYLARAALVMDRLMQRVGLPGKAFVPMLSAHACAIPAIMSTRVIDDRRDRLTTILVAPLLSCSARVPVYVMVVAMLFPDRPVAAAAVFAGAYALGIVAALAAAWVLKRTLLPGESRPLVIELPNYRMPSIRDALLRTVDQAWQFIQNAGTTILVISIVLWVLATYPKTAPEDLPPAVAQLEAEGQTEAAAALTAQTELDRSFAGRIGRTIQPVFAPLGFDWKTTVGVVTSFAAREVVVSTLSVLYGLGEEGDEGSLLDAMRAAQLADGSPVFTTATCLSLLVFYVLAMQCLPTQAVTWRETGSWKWALFQLGYMSVLAYVAALVTYQIASAVA; translated from the coding sequence GTGGGCAATCCGAACGCGGGGAAGACCTCGCTGTTCAATCGGCTGACGGGGCAGCGCGCCCAGACGGCCAACTTCACGGGCACGACGCTCGAACACCGGCGGGGCGCCCTGCGGCCCTCGACCGCCGCCCCGCTCCGCCCGAAGCCGCTCACCGTCATCGACCTGCCCGGGCTCTACAGCCTCGAGCCGACCTCGCCCGAAGAGGAGGTCGCGCTCCGCGTGTTGCGCGGCGAACTGCCCGGCGAGGGGGCTCCGGATGCGGTGGTGATCGTCGTCGACGCGACCAACCTCGAACGCAACCTGCCGCTCGCGATCCAAACGCTCGAGCTCGGCCGCCCCTCGCTCGTGGCGCTCAACATGAGCGACCTGGCGGAGCGGCTCGGCCTGAAGCTCGACCTCGAGCGTCTGAGCGAGCGGATCGGCTGCCCGGTGGTGAGCGTCTCCGCCCGAACGGGCGCGGGCGTCGATCAGCTGGTGACCGCCATCAACGCCCTGGCCGACCAGAAGCCGCTGCCGGTCCTCGACGACGCGGCGTGCGCCTGCACCAGCTGCCACGGCTGCGGCTACGCCTCGCGTTTCGACTGGGCCGAATCGGTCCGCGCCGAGTCGCTCAGCGGCGACCTCGCGGCGCCGAGCCGCTTCACCGACGCGGTCGACACGGTGCTCACGCACCGCTTCGGTGGCCTCCTGGCGTTCGCGGCGGTGATGTTCGGCCTGTTCATGACGATCTTCTCGGTCGCCACCGTGCCGATGGACCTGATCGACGCCCTCTTCGGCTGGGCGGGCGAATCGGTCGGCGCGTGGCTCCCCGAGGGGGACCTCAAGAGCCTGGTGGTCGACGGCGTCATCGGCGGCGTCGGGGGGATGCTCGTCTTCCTGCCACAGATCTGCCTGCTGTTCTTCCTGCTCGCCCTGCTCGACGACTCGGGCTACCTCGCGCGGGCGGCGCTGGTCATGGACCGCCTGATGCAACGCGTCGGCCTGCCGGGCAAGGCGTTCGTGCCGATGCTCTCCGCCCACGCCTGCGCCATCCCGGCCATCATGTCGACGCGCGTGATCGACGACCGCCGCGACCGGCTGACGACGATCCTCGTCGCGCCGCTGCTGAGCTGCTCGGCGCGGGTGCCGGTCTACGTGATGGTCGTGGCGATGCTCTTTCCCGATCGGCCGGTGGCCGCCGCGGCGGTCTTCGCGGGGGCCTACGCGCTGGGCATCGTCGCCGCGCTCGCGGCCGCCTGGGTGCTCAAGCGGACCCTCCTGCCGGGCGAGAGCCGCCCGCTGGTGATCGAGCTGCCCAACTACCGGATGCCCTCGATCCGCGACGCGCTGCTCCGCACCGTCGATCAAGCGTGGCAGTTCATCCAGAACGCGGGGACGACGATCCTCGTCATCTCGATCGTGCTGTGGGTGCTCGCCACCTATCCGAAGACCGCGCCCGAGGACCTGCCCCCCGCCGTGGCTCAGCTCGAGGCGGAGGGCCAGACCGAAGCGGCGGCCGCCCTCACCGCACAGACCGAGCTCGATCGCTCCTTCGCCGGGCGGATCGGGCGGACGATCCAGCCGGTCTTCGCGCCGCTCGGTTTCGACTGGAAGACCACGGTCGGCGTGGTCACGTCGTTCGCGGCGCGCGAGGTGGTGGTCTCCACGCTGTCGGTCCTCTACGGCCTGGGCGAGGAGGGGGACGAGGGCTCGCTCCTCGACGCGATGCGCGCCGCCCAGCTCGCCGACGGCTCGCCCGTCTTCACGACGGCGACCTGCCTCAGCCTGCTGGTCTTCTACGTGCTCGCGATGCAGTGTCTGCCGACCCAGGCGGTCACCTGGCGCGAAACCGGCTCGTGGAAGTGGGCCCTCTTCCAGCTCGGCTACATGAGCGTGCTGGCCTATGTCGCCGCCCTGGTGACCTACCAGATCGCCAGCGCCGTCGCCTGA
- a CDS encoding FeoA domain protein — MNRKDSLAYSVVPEIHSQNYAMVAKNPEAPAIASPTMAMSDLPRGGCGRVVAVQGQSAETVRLRALGLCEGRSIEVLRTGDAWVVRVLGSRIGISRELVSNVVVAAA; from the coding sequence ATGAATAGGAAAGATAGCCTTGCCTACTCAGTCGTGCCTGAGATTCATTCTCAAAACTACGCCATGGTCGCCAAGAACCCCGAAGCCCCTGCGATTGCCAGCCCCACGATGGCGATGAGCGATCTCCCCCGCGGAGGTTGCGGCCGCGTCGTCGCGGTGCAGGGCCAGTCGGCCGAGACCGTCCGCCTGCGGGCCCTCGGGCTGTGCGAGGGCCGATCGATTGAGGTCCTCCGCACCGGCGACGCCTGGGTCGTGCGGGTGCTCGGTTCGCGGATCGGCATCTCTCGCGAGCTGGTCTCCAACGTCGTCGTCGCGGCGGCCTGA
- a CDS encoding EamA-like transporter family protein codes for MAYLKLLIGIVACSTSVLWIKLSNVDPILLTALRLVIAVTLLSPFAWRDWRRHRAGLGWRHLRDAAIPGVVFAVHVITWNLGVRMTLASNGAMIVNLTPIATPFLLLLLLGERVNRREVYATLLGLAGLAVLFVSDYRVSPQTLLGDLICFGSMLLMAVYLVLGRKFRHHPTNLLYVTPLYATASAVAFAATPAAEPLGLIDPAAPLDWRAEAPWVLLLALLPTIVGHSLINNAMRSLRGQVVSVLNMLQFLFAGVLAWAFLNERPEPAFYGAAALVLAAGIVVVLSDRKVTPSEELAEEMIETT; via the coding sequence GTGGCCTACCTCAAGCTGCTCATCGGGATCGTGGCGTGCTCGACTTCGGTCCTCTGGATCAAGCTGTCGAATGTCGATCCGATCCTGCTGACCGCTCTGCGCTTGGTGATCGCGGTCACCCTGCTCTCACCGTTCGCCTGGCGAGACTGGCGAAGGCACCGGGCGGGGCTCGGCTGGCGGCACCTCCGCGACGCCGCGATCCCCGGGGTCGTGTTCGCGGTGCACGTGATCACGTGGAACCTCGGCGTGCGCATGACGCTCGCCTCGAACGGCGCGATGATCGTGAACCTGACGCCCATTGCGACACCATTCTTGCTGCTCCTCTTGTTGGGAGAACGGGTCAACCGGCGCGAGGTCTACGCCACGCTGCTCGGCCTCGCCGGCTTGGCGGTGCTGTTCGTGTCGGACTACCGGGTCTCGCCGCAGACGCTGCTGGGCGACTTGATCTGCTTCGGATCGATGCTGCTGATGGCGGTCTACCTGGTGCTCGGCCGCAAGTTCCGCCACCACCCGACGAACCTGCTGTACGTCACCCCGCTGTACGCGACGGCGTCGGCGGTCGCCTTCGCGGCGACGCCCGCCGCCGAGCCGCTCGGGCTGATCGACCCCGCCGCCCCGCTCGACTGGCGCGCCGAGGCGCCCTGGGTGCTGCTGCTGGCGCTGCTGCCGACCATCGTGGGGCACTCGCTGATCAACAACGCGATGCGCTCGCTGCGGGGCCAGGTTGTCTCGGTGCTGAACATGCTCCAGTTCCTCTTCGCCGGCGTGCTGGCTTGGGCCTTCTTGAACGAGCGGCCGGAGCCAGCGTTCTACGGCGCCGCCGCCCTGGTGCTAGCGGCCGGCATCGTGGTCGTCCTCAGTGACCGCAAGGTGACCCCCTCCGAAGAACTCGCCGAAGAGATGATCGAGACGACCTGA